Sequence from the Burkholderia stabilis genome:
CCGTCGGCACGAGCTGGCCGGGCATCCCGCTGCCCAGCGTACCGATCACCGCGCACGGCTGGTGCAGCGCCGTCAGCGCGGCGGCGATCCATTGCGTGCACGAGGTCTTGCCGTTGGTGCCGGTCACGCCGACCGCGAGCAGGCTGTCGCTCGGATCGCCGTACCAGCCGCTGGCGATCTCGCCTGCCAGCTGGTCGAGCGCCGGCACCGCGAGCGCGACCGGAACGGCCGGCGCGGCGGCCAGCCCTTCCGGCTGATACAGCACGGCGGCCGCATCGCGAGCGACGGCATCGGTCATGAAAGCGCGGTTGTCTGCCCCGTCGACCGCATACGCGAGAAACACGTCGCCGGCCTTGAGGCTGCGCGTGTCGGCATGCAGTTGCGCGGCGGGGGCCACATGCTGACGCAGCCACGCAAGCGCGGCTGCGATCTGCTGATGCGCCGGATGGGAACTGCGGGCGGCGCTCATCGAACAACTCCTGGTGAATTACGCGTCGTGCTGGACACGATCATATGCTTCGCACCGCTACCCGCGGCGAGCTTTTGCGGGCCCGTCGCAGCCGGTGCCGCCGGCGAATCGTCAGACACGACGAGCTGCTTGATCGGCATGTTCGGCGGCACGTTCAGCGCACGCATCGTGTCGCCGGCGATCGCCGAGAATACGGGGCCCGACACCGCGCCACCAAAGTGGCTGCCGGCGGTCGGCTCGTCGACCGACACCGCGACGACGATGCGCGGATTCGGCATCGGCGCCATCCCGACGAACGACGCGCGGTACTTGCGCGTGTAGCCGTGGCCTTCATGCTTGTACGCGGTACCGCTCTTGCCGCCGACGCGATAGCCCGGCACCGCCGCATCCGGCGACGTGCCGCCCGGCGCCACCACCGTCTCGAGCATCGCGCGAACCTCGCGCGCGGTGGTCGGGTTGAACACCTGCGTGCCCACGACCGGCTGGTTGGGGTCGGTCTTGAAAATGGTCACGGGCATCAGCTCGCCGTCGTGCGCGATCGCCGTGTATGCCCGTGCGAGCTGGAACAGCGACACCGACAGGCCGTAGCCGTACGACATCGTCGCCTGCTCGATGCGCCGCCAGCTCTTCCACGGCCGCAGGCGGCCGGCCACCGCGCCCGGGAAGCCGACCTTCGGCGCCTGGCCGAGGCCGATGCTCGTATACATATTCCACATTTCCTCGGGCCGCATCGTCATCGCGATCTTCGTCGCGCCGATGTTGCTCGACTTCTGGATCACGCCGCCGACCGTCAGCGTGCCGAAGCCTGCGTCGTCGGTGATCGGCGCGCCGTCGAGCACGAAATGCCCGTTGCCCGTCTCGACGAGCGTGTTCGGCGTCACACGATGCAGGTCGAGCGCGAGCGACACCGTGAACGGCTTCATGATCGAGCCCGGCTCGAACACGTCGGTCATGATCCGGTTGCGCAACTGCTCGCCCGTCATGCGCGAGCGGTCGTTCGGGTTGTACGTCGGGTAGTTGACGAGCGCGAGCACTTCGCCGGTGCGCACGTCGACGACCATCGCCGCGCCGGCCTTCGCCTTGAACTTCTCGACGGCGGCCTTCAGGTTCGCGTACGCGATGTACTGGATCTTGCTGTCGATCGACAGGTCGACGTCGGTTCCGTTGTGCGGCGGGATCTGCTCGGCGACGTCCTCGACGATGTGCCCCATCCGGTCCTTGATCACGCGGCGTACGCCCGACGTGCCGGACAGCATCTTCTGGTCGCCGAGTTCGACGCCCTCCTGCCCTTCGTCCTCGACGTTCGTGAAGCCGATCAGGTGAGCGGTGATCTCGCCTTCCGGATAGAAGCGCTTGTATTCGTTGCGCTGATAGATGCCCGGGATGTCGAGCGCGGCGACCTTGTCCGCGATGTCGATCGGCACCTGGCGCTTCACGTAGACGAAACCCTTGTCTTCCGACAGCTTCACGCGCAGTTCCTTCGACGTCATGCCGAGGAGCTTGCCGAGCTGGTTGACCTTGTCGGCGTCGAGATCGTCCGGCACCGCGTCGGGAATCGCCCAGATCGCGCGCACGGGCAGGCTCGTCGCGAGCACGAGCCCGTTACGGTCGAGAATCTTGCCGCGCGTCGCGGGCAGCTCGAGCGTGCGCTGGTAGCGGCTCTCGCCCTGCTTCTGATAGAACGCGTTGCCCGGGCCCTGGATCCAGAACGCCCGCGCGGCCAGCGCGACGAACGCCATGAACAGCATGAACACGACGAGCTTCGAGCGCCACATCGGCAGATGCACGCCCAGCACGGGGCTCGACGAGAACTTCACGTTCTGGCGCTTCGGCGACGGCTTCATCGTGCGCCCCCCTTGCCGGCCGTGTCGGCGGAAGCCGGGATCGGCGCGTCGATCGCCTTCGCGGCGCCCGGCGACAGCGTCAGGTATTGCGTGCGGCCGGTCGTGATCGGCTGCATCTTCAGCGAATCGTTCGCGAGCTGCTCGATGCGCGACGTCTTCGACAGCGCGCTCTGCTGATATTGAAGCTGCGCGTAGTCCTGCTGGAGCTGACGCTCCTGCGACTGCGCGCGCTGCAACTGGATGAAGATCTGGCGCTGCTGGTTCGTCGAGTTGACGACCGACAGCGCGCAACCCATCACGATGATCAGCAGGAAGATGTTGAAGCGGCTCATGGCGTGACGCGCTCCGCAATGCGCATCACGGCGGACCGGGCGCGCGGATTCGCGGCGACTTCCGCTTCACTCGGAAACTGGCGGCTGATGATCTTGAGCGGCGGGCTCGGGAGGTCGACGGCGCGGATCGGCAGGCGACGATCGACCGCAGGCGCACTCGCGTGCGCCTGCATGAATCGTTTGACGATCCGGTCCTCGAGTGAATGAAAGCTGATGACCACCAGCCGCCCCCCTTGCTCCAGCAACGACAATGCCGCGTCTAGTACGACTTGCAGGTCCGCAAGCTCTTGATTGACGTGAATCCGTATAGCCTGAAAGGTGCGGGTTGCCGGATCCTTGCCCTTCTCACGGGTTTTGACGACGTGACCCACGATTTGGGCAAGCTCGCCCGTGGTGTCGAGAGGCCCAAGACGGTCGGACTCTGCCCGGCGAGCAACAAGCGCCTTTGCAATCTGAAAAGCAAACCGTTCTTCCCCATAATCCCGTATCACCTCCGTCAATTCCTGCACCGAAGCCCGTGCGAGCCATTCGGCCGCCGACTCGCCACGCGTCGGATCCATTCGCATGTCCAGCGGACCATCGGCGCGGAAGCTGAAGCCGCGCGCCGGATCGTCCACCTGCGGCGAGGACACGCCCAGGTCCAGCAACACACCCGACACCTTCTCGACGCCGCGCGCCGCAAGCGCGTCGCGCATCGATGCAAAGCTGTCATGCACGATCGAGAAGCGCGCATCCTCGATGCCCTGCGCCGTCTCGATCGCCCTCGGGTCCTTGTCGAACGCGATCAGCCGCCCAGCCGCCGCCAGCCGCGCGAGCACCGCGCGGCTATGGCCGCCGCGCCCGAACGTGCCGTCGACATACACGCCGTCCGGCCGCGTCACGAGCGACTCGACCGCTTCATCCAACAGCACCGTCCGATGCCGCAATTCGTTTCCCATCGCGGGCGTCTCCGTCACCGCAATCAGAACGTGAAATTCTTCAGCGCGTCGGGCATGCCCTGCGCCATCGCTGCCTGCTCCTTCGCGTTGTAGGTCTGCGAATCCCACAGCTCGAAGTGACTACCCATTCCCAACAACATGACTTCCTTTTCCAGTCCGGCTGCCATGCGCAGCTCGGGCGATACAAGAATCCGGCCGGCGCTGTCGAGATCGACGTCCATCGCATTGCCGAGAAAAATTCGCCGCCACCAGTGCGCGTCCATCGGCAGCGCGGCGATCTTGGCGCGGAATACTTCCCATTCGGGGCGCGGAAACAGCAACAGGCAGCCGTCCGGGTGCTTGGTCACAGTCACCCGTCCTTCTGCCTGTCCTTGCAGCGCTTCGCGATAGCGAGCCGGCACCGACATCCGCCCTTTCGCATCGAGCGTCAGCGCCGACGCCCCTTGGAACACTTTCCGCTCTCCCGTTCAGGGCACCGAAGTACCCGACCAATGCTGAGAATTTAGCCGGAATAGCCCGCCAAATCACACAAAAATACACTTTCTCACACTGTCTCCCACTTTAGAGGAAGGGTTTGGCACGGTCAAGGGAGCGGCCCGCTTTTTTGACGAATTTTGTTAGTTAGAACAAGGACTTACGCGCACATGCTCATGCGGCCCCTCATTCCAAAAACCGTTATAAATGAATGAGCTAGTGCAACCTGTGAAGGTGATACATGAGAAAGACGGGCCAGACTGGCGTGCGGACGGGGCTTTCGGGGGCGGGAAAACGAGGAATAAACGGGCGGTATCGGGGGCGGCGAACCGGGGCGGCGTCGCACGCCGCCCCGGCGCAAATCTCAGAGATAGTACGCAGTGCTCGTCATGACTTTCGACGCGGCGCGCATCAGCATCCGCGCGGGCAGCGGCAGCTCGATCCCGCCGGCGTCGGTCGCGGCCTTGCCGTGCTTCACCTCGTCGATGCGCATCTGGTCGACGATCGCGCGCGACGCGCTATCGCCCGCCGGCAGCTCGGACATATGGCCTTCCAGGTGATTCTCGACCTGCCGTTCGGTCTCGGCCATGAACCCGAGGCTGACTTTGTCGCCAAGCGTGCCGGCCGCCACGCCGATCGCGAGCGCGCCGGCATACCACAACGGGTTCAGCAGGCTCGGGCGCGAGTCGAGCTCCTTCAGGCGGTGCGCGGTCCATGCGAGGTGGTCCTCCTCCTCGCGCGCAGCCTCTTCGAACATCGCCTTCGCCGTCGCCGTACGCGCGGTGAGCTTCTGCGCCTGGTAGAGCGCCTGCGCGCACACTTCGCCGACATGGTTCACGCGCATCAGCCCGGCCGCATGCGTCCGCTCGGCGGGCGTCAGTTCGTCGGCCGGCGCCTCGGCCGGCACGGGTACCGGGCGGCTCATCCGGCTAATGCCGGTCAGCGATCGCAGGCCGCGATCGAATTCGCTGATCAGTTCATCCAACACCATCCTGTTCTCCTGGCTGCGTGTGCCGCCGCGAGCGGCAAGGGCACGAGTCCGCTGCGTAACCGACTTGATTATTCAGCGGAAATTGCGGTTAACCCGTGATTTTAACCATTGTTGCATAAACGAAACATGGCGACCTTGAGCGACGGCATTTCGCTTTGTGGCAAAAAACGGTTTTGCTACATTACGTGCGACTTCTTGCGAAGTTGATGGGGCCCGTCAACAGAACATAACTATCTGCCCCGCCAAAAAAATTCAGTGATTCTTGGAGATCCGTTAATGAAAAAGTCGCTTCTCGCGCTCGTCGCGCTGGGCGCGTTCGCTGGCGCTGCCCATGCGCAAAGCAGCGTGACGCTTTACGGCATCATCGATGAAGGCCTGCTGTTCAACAACAACGCAGGCGGCAAGCACCTGTACAGCATGGCCAGCGGCGTGATGCAAGGCAGCCGCTTCGGCATGCGCGGCACCGAAGACCTCGGTGGCGGCCTGAAGGCGATCTTCACCCTCGAAAACGGTTTCGACGTGAACAGCGGCAAGCTCGGTCAGGGCGGCCTGATGTTCGGCCGCCAGGCTTACGTCGGCCTGTCGAGCCAGTACGGTACGGTCACGCTGGGTCGTCAATACGACTCCGTCGTCGACTTCGTCGGCCCGCTCGAGGCAGGCGACCAGTGGGGCGGCTACATCGCCGCTCACCCGGGCGACCTCGACAACTTCAACAACGCGTACCGCGTGAACAACGCAGTCAAGTTCACGAGCAACACCTACGGCGGCTTCTCGTTCGGCGGCATGTACAGCTTCGGCGGTCAGGCAGGCCAGTTCTCGAAGAACCAGGTCTGGTCGCTCGGCGCAGGCTACAACAACGGCCCGCTGGTCTTGGGTGTCGGCTACTTGAACGCACGCACGCCGAATCAATTCGGCGGCATGTTCAACAACGGCTCCGCGTCCGCATCGGTTTCTTCGCCGGTCTACGGCACGTACGCGAACAATGCGAACACGTACCAGGTCATCGGTGCAGGCGGCGCATACACGTTCGGCGCAGCAACGATCGGCGCAACGTACTCGAACACGAAGTTCAAGGGCTTCTCGGCCGGTCCGTTCGTGAACCAAAGCGCGACGTTCAACAACGGCGAACTCAACTTCAAGTATCAGTTGACCCCGGCGTTGATTCTCGGCGCAGCATACGACTACACGCAAGGCAGCAAGATCAACGGCAGCTCGGCAGCCAAGTACCACCAAGGCTCGCTGGGTGTCGACTACTTCCTGTCGAAGCGCACCGACGTCTACGCGATCGGCGTGTACCAGCACGCATCGGGCAACGTGCTCGACGCGAACGGCAACGTCATCCAGGCAACGGCAGCGATCAACGGTCTCGCAGGTTCGAGCACCAGCAACCAGGTCGCAGCACGTGTCGGTATCCGTCACAAGTTCTAATCAGCTTGCCTGACAAGCCGCAGCATATTGAAGGCGCCTTCGGGCGCCTTTTTCTTTTTCGGTGCGGCGGCATGACCGGTGCGCAGTGGATGGGCCGGGCCGCGCAGTACGCGTCGCCGGGGTTCCGCGCCCGTGTAGGCCTGCCGCCGGCAGCCGGCGGAAACGGCCTCTTTCGATATGGACCGGTCGCGCAGCACGCGGCGCCCAGGAGCTCCGTGACCGTGCGCGGCTTCAAAACGCACGGCCAGTCGCCATCCGTAGCGGGATACAACCGCTCCTATATCAGCCGGTCGCGCAACGCGCGGCGCCAGAGCTTCGTGACCGTACGCGGCTTCAAAACGCACGGCCAGTCGCCATCCGTAGCGGGATAAAACCGCTTCCGAAATCAGCCGGTCATGCAGCACGCGGCGCCGGGGCTCCGTGACCGTGTACGGCTTCGAAACGCACGGCCAGCCCCCAACCGTAGCGGGAACAGCCTGTTCCGATATCAGCCGATTGCGCGCCACGCGGCGCCGGGACTCCGTGCCCGTGCGCGGCCTCGAAACGTACGGCAGGCCGCCAGCCGCTGCGGGGACAACCTCGTCCGACATCAGCCAGTCACGCAGCACGCAGCGCCGGAGGCTCCGTACCCGTGCGCGACTTCCAGACGCACGGCCAGCCGTCAGCCGCAGCGGGAATCAATCTCCGCCGATCCGCGCTCGCGCCACAAACAAAAAAGCCCGGCACAAGCCGGGCTCTTCCGTTCGACCACGCCGTTACGCGCGTCCGTCGCGCAGCTCGCGCCGCAGAATCTTGCCGACGTTCGTCTTCGGCAGCTCGGTGCGGAATTCGACCAGTTTCGGCCGCTTGTAGCCGGTGAGCCGCTCCTTGCAATAAGCCAGGATGTCCTTGTCCGTGAGCGCCGGGTCCTTCTTCACGATGAACAACTTCACGGCTTCGCCGGAATGCTCGTCCGGCACGCCGACCGCCGCCACCTCGAACACGCCAGGATGCGACGCCACCACGTCCTCGACTTCGTTCGGGTACACGTTGAAGCCGGATACGAGAATCATGTCCTTCTTCCGGTCGACGATCTTCACGTAACCGCGCGCATCCATCACGCCGACGTCGCCCGTCTTGAAGAAGCCGTCCGGGAACATGACCTTCGCGGTCTCGTCCGGCCGGTTCCAGTAGCCGGCCATCACCTGTGGCCCGCGGATGCAGATCTCGCCAGGCTCGCCGAGCGCAACGTCGTTGCCGGCGTCATCGCGAATCGCAACCTCGGTCGACGGCAGCGGCAGACCGATCGTCCCGCTGTATTCGGTCGCCGTCACGGGGTTGCAGGTCGCGACCGGCGACGTTTCGGACAGCCCGTATCCTTCGATGATCGCGGTATGGGTCTTTTCGTACCAGCGCTTCGCGACGCCTTCCTGGATCGCCATGCCGCCGCCGTTGGCGATCACGAGCTTCGACAGGTCGAGCTGACTGAATTCGGGATGGTTCAACAGTGCGTTGTACAGCGTATTGACCGCCGGAATCGTCGAGATCTGGTACCCCTTCAACTCCTTGATCATGCCGGCGATGTCGCGCGGATTCGGGATCAGGATGCCCATGCCGCCCGTGCGCATCGTCAGGAAACCGCAGACGGTCAGCGCGAACACGTGATAGAGCGGCAGCGCGACAACCGTCACGAACTGCTTCACCTCCGGGTACTTCTCGTGAGCAGGGTGGTGCCACGCGCCGGCCTGCAGCACGTTCGACACGATGTTCCGGTGCAGCAGCGTCGCGCCCTTCGCCACGCCGGTCGTCCCGCCCGTGTACTGCAGGAATGCGACGTCGTCGGGGCCGATCTTCTGCGGCTTGAACGCCTGCCGCGCCCCCTCGGACAACGCGGCCTTGAAGCGCGTGAACGACGGAAGCTGCCATGCAGGCACCATCTTCTTCACGTTGCGCACGACGTAATTGACGAGCCACCCCTTGAGGCCCAGCAGGTCGCCCATCGACGCGACGACGACATGCTTGACGGCCGTATTCGCAATGACGGCCTGCAGCGTCGACGCGA
This genomic interval carries:
- a CDS encoding peptidoglycan D,D-transpeptidase FtsI family protein encodes the protein MKPSPKRQNVKFSSSPVLGVHLPMWRSKLVVFMLFMAFVALAARAFWIQGPGNAFYQKQGESRYQRTLELPATRGKILDRNGLVLATSLPVRAIWAIPDAVPDDLDADKVNQLGKLLGMTSKELRVKLSEDKGFVYVKRQVPIDIADKVAALDIPGIYQRNEYKRFYPEGEITAHLIGFTNVEDEGQEGVELGDQKMLSGTSGVRRVIKDRMGHIVEDVAEQIPPHNGTDVDLSIDSKIQYIAYANLKAAVEKFKAKAGAAMVVDVRTGEVLALVNYPTYNPNDRSRMTGEQLRNRIMTDVFEPGSIMKPFTVSLALDLHRVTPNTLVETGNGHFVLDGAPITDDAGFGTLTVGGVIQKSSNIGATKIAMTMRPEEMWNMYTSIGLGQAPKVGFPGAVAGRLRPWKSWRRIEQATMSYGYGLSVSLFQLARAYTAIAHDGELMPVTIFKTDPNQPVVGTQVFNPTTAREVRAMLETVVAPGGTSPDAAVPGYRVGGKSGTAYKHEGHGYTRKYRASFVGMAPMPNPRIVVAVSVDEPTAGSHFGGAVSGPVFSAIAGDTMRALNVPPNMPIKQLVVSDDSPAAPAATGPQKLAAGSGAKHMIVSSTTRNSPGVVR
- the ftsL gene encoding cell division protein FtsL, which codes for MSRFNIFLLIIVMGCALSVVNSTNQQRQIFIQLQRAQSQERQLQQDYAQLQYQQSALSKTSRIEQLANDSLKMQPITTGRTQYLTLSPGAAKAIDAPIPASADTAGKGGAR
- the rsmH gene encoding 16S rRNA (cytosine(1402)-N(4))-methyltransferase RsmH, which gives rise to MGNELRHRTVLLDEAVESLVTRPDGVYVDGTFGRGGHSRAVLARLAAAGRLIAFDKDPRAIETAQGIEDARFSIVHDSFASMRDALAARGVEKVSGVLLDLGVSSPQVDDPARGFSFRADGPLDMRMDPTRGESAAEWLARASVQELTEVIRDYGEERFAFQIAKALVARRAESDRLGPLDTTGELAQIVGHVVKTREKGKDPATRTFQAIRIHVNQELADLQVVLDAALSLLEQGGRLVVISFHSLEDRIVKRFMQAHASAPAVDRRLPIRAVDLPSPPLKIISRQFPSEAEVAANPRARSAVMRIAERVTP
- the mraZ gene encoding division/cell wall cluster transcriptional repressor MraZ: MFQGASALTLDAKGRMSVPARYREALQGQAEGRVTVTKHPDGCLLLFPRPEWEVFRAKIAALPMDAHWWRRIFLGNAMDVDLDSAGRILVSPELRMAAGLEKEVMLLGMGSHFELWDSQTYNAKEQAAMAQGMPDALKNFTF
- the coq7 gene encoding 2-polyprenyl-3-methyl-6-methoxy-1,4-benzoquinone monooxygenase, which codes for MVLDELISEFDRGLRSLTGISRMSRPVPVPAEAPADELTPAERTHAAGLMRVNHVGEVCAQALYQAQKLTARTATAKAMFEEAAREEEDHLAWTAHRLKELDSRPSLLNPLWYAGALAIGVAAGTLGDKVSLGFMAETERQVENHLEGHMSELPAGDSASRAIVDQMRIDEVKHGKAATDAGGIELPLPARMLMRAASKVMTSTAYYL
- a CDS encoding porin yields the protein MKKSLLALVALGAFAGAAHAQSSVTLYGIIDEGLLFNNNAGGKHLYSMASGVMQGSRFGMRGTEDLGGGLKAIFTLENGFDVNSGKLGQGGLMFGRQAYVGLSSQYGTVTLGRQYDSVVDFVGPLEAGDQWGGYIAAHPGDLDNFNNAYRVNNAVKFTSNTYGGFSFGGMYSFGGQAGQFSKNQVWSLGAGYNNGPLVLGVGYLNARTPNQFGGMFNNGSASASVSSPVYGTYANNANTYQVIGAGGAYTFGAATIGATYSNTKFKGFSAGPFVNQSATFNNGELNFKYQLTPALILGAAYDYTQGSKINGSSAAKYHQGSLGVDYFLSKRTDVYAIGVYQHASGNVLDANGNVIQATAAINGLAGSSTSNQVAARVGIRHKF
- a CDS encoding long-chain fatty acid--CoA ligase — translated: MDKIWLKSYPPGVPAEIDASPYPSVPDLLDESFRQYRDRTAFVCMGKGITYGELDKLSRQFGAWLQSRGLARGARVAIMMPNVLQYPVAIAAVLRAGYAVVNVNPLYTPRELEHQLKDSGAEAIVILENFASTLQAVIANTAVKHVVVASMGDLLGLKGWLVNYVVRNVKKMVPAWQLPSFTRFKAALSEGARQAFKPQKIGPDDVAFLQYTGGTTGVAKGATLLHRNIVSNVLQAGAWHHPAHEKYPEVKQFVTVVALPLYHVFALTVCGFLTMRTGGMGILIPNPRDIAGMIKELKGYQISTIPAVNTLYNALLNHPEFSQLDLSKLVIANGGGMAIQEGVAKRWYEKTHTAIIEGYGLSETSPVATCNPVTATEYSGTIGLPLPSTEVAIRDDAGNDVALGEPGEICIRGPQVMAGYWNRPDETAKVMFPDGFFKTGDVGVMDARGYVKIVDRKKDMILVSGFNVYPNEVEDVVASHPGVFEVAAVGVPDEHSGEAVKLFIVKKDPALTDKDILAYCKERLTGYKRPKLVEFRTELPKTNVGKILRRELRDGRA